GCATTTGGATTAAGTTTTCATAATCTGGAACATTTTTTACCAAGTATGTTTCATTAGGTTCTAATGTTGTAACTAAGAAAGCAACATCAGCTTTGAAATTAACTCTATCTGTATTAAGTTTTTTATAAAATGAAGAGTTCTTTTGTGTACCACCGGCTGATGCTTGATCTTTAGCTTCGATTACAATGCTTCCAATAATTTTATTTTCAAATTCAGGATCAGGACTAAAGAAATCAATTTTGAAATCAGGTTTTGTTCCTTTATCTTTTTCAGTGGTGCTTTTACCATTTTCATCTAAAGCTACAGTGGTTTTATAAAACTTAATATAAGGGTTATAACCATATAATTCATTTAAAGTATCCATAATAGATTTTTCAAAATCCTCACCAATTTCTTTAGTAGAACGTTGGTATTTAGCTTGTGTTAATTGATTATTTAATTCAGTTAATCTTTCGGTTTCTTCTTTGTATTTTGATATTTTTTCTTCTAAAGGTTGTAAAGCTAAACGAAGTTTTTCTTCCTCTTCTTGTTTAACTTGTTTTTTAGTTTCTTGTACAATTGTTTCTTGTAATTTTTGCTTTTGTTGTTCAAATTCTAATTGAGCTTTTAATAATTCGTTTTTAATATCTTTTTCTTTGTTTTGCTTTAACTCATTTAATTCAGTTTGAAGTTTATAGTAATTTAATTTAAAGTCAGCTTCTTTATTTTTTACTTCAGAATCAATTTCTTTTTGTTTATTTTCCTCAAAAAACTTCATTTGCTCATTAAGAGTTTTAATTTGACTTGAGAAGTCATCTTTTTCTTTTTTAACTTCTTGCAATACTTTTTCAAAAGAATCTTTTTGTTTCTTAAGTAACTCTAAAACTTCAGGTTGTGTAGTGAGTTTTTCTTTATATTCTGCAATAGCTTTTTCCTTAATTTTATCTGTAAATTCAGGTTGACTTTCCTTGTATTTTTCAAATAAAACAGTCATTGTTTTAGAATCTAAATCAGCAAGTGAAATATAATCACCAGCAGTAGCATTTGCAAGTAATTCAATTTCAAGTTCGTTAATATTTCTTATTTTGATATCAATTTTTTTGTTCATTATTTCCTCCTATTATTTTTATTTTATATTGTTTTTTTATTAAATTTACAAAATATAAAAAATAATCACTAGATGTGATTATTTAGAAAGTTTGAAATTCATTTTGCAAACATTTGGAAGTGATTTTTCACCATGTAAAGCAACAAATTCTTTAACTTGTTCTTTTACTTTAGCACTTGCTCCAAGTGAAAAATGGAAATTTCACTCTTGATTTTGCTTTTGCATATATTGCAATAAGGTATAACGAGCAATGATTGAAGCGCAAGCTACAGAAACATGTAAATCTTCTGCTTTTTCTACTAATAATGTTTGCAAATCATATTCAGCTATATTAGCTCAGTTATTTTCAAAAAATTTAGAATGATATTTTAAGATTGAATTAGTTGTTGAGTATTTATCAATCACAATTAAATCTGGATTAAATTGTGATTTATTTTGCTTAAAGTTTGATAAAGCACAAGCATGTGCAAAAAACTTGAGTTCATTGTTATTGTATCTTGCACTTAATTTATTAAATCCAGCTTGTGAAAGTGTATAAACTGAATAAGGAATCA
The DNA window shown above is from Mycoplasma seminis and carries:
- a CDS encoding DUF2130 domain-containing protein, with amino-acid sequence MNKKIDIKIRNINELEIELLANATAGDYISLADLDSKTMTVLFEKYKESQPEFTDKIKEKAIAEYKEKLTTQPEVLELLKKQKDSFEKVLQEVKKEKDDFSSQIKTLNEQMKFFEENKQKEIDSEVKNKEADFKLNYYKLQTELNELKQNKEKDIKNELLKAQLEFEQQKQKLQETIVQETKKQVKQEEEEKLRLALQPLEEKISKYKEETERLTELNNQLTQAKYQRSTKEIGEDFEKSIMDTLNELYGYNPYIKFYKTTVALDENGKSTTEKDKGTKPDFKIDFFSPDPEFENKIIGSIVIEAKDQASAGGTQKNSSFYKKLNTDRVNFKADVAFLVTTLEPNETYLVKNVPDYENLIQMRFEALPQMINIWQRLFIEKAKLTRMDIQIEDKKKLIEKFDEFRTDLQKNINSIDKATEDMIKEIEKMETATGKLRTYVEKTIKSRFNAFVNKFKKFSLLKELDKVDDAVFLDNNKVSTKQIENIQDAEVEEEIADIQED
- a CDS encoding ribonuclease HIII, producing the protein MRFIDDMNKIDLVNREVIGVDETGVGDYFTPLVACAAYVPTNLEKQVLNLGVKDSKKITDKKICEIAPKLMRLIPYSVYTLSQAGFNKLSARYNNNELKFFAHACALSNFKQNKSQFNPDLIVIDKYSTTNSILKYHSKFFENNWANIAEYDLQTLLVEKAEDLHVSVACASIIARYTLLQYMQKQNQEWNFHFSLGASAKVKEQVKEFVALHGEKSLPNVCKMNFKLSK